A window of Nocardia arthritidis genomic DNA:
GAGCAGGTAACGGCCGGTGAGGGTTTCACCGCCGGCGACGGAGACCACCCACTGCTGGTGTTCGGCGTCCCAGCGGGCGCCGTCCACGACGGTGTTGAAGCGCATACGGCGGCGCAAACCATATTTGTCGGCAACATGTTCGGCGTACTTCTTCAGTTCGGCGCCGGGTGCGAACAGCCGCGACCAGTGCGGGTTCGGCTCGAACGAGTACGAGTAGGTCACCGAGGCGATATCGACGGCGAGGCCGGGATAGTGATTGACGTGCCAGGTGCCGCCGAGGTCGTCCTCGCGCTCCAGGATCACGTAGTTGCTCAGGCCTAGTCGGTCGAGCTCGATGCCCGCCCCCATACCACCGAATCCCGCGCCGATCACGATCGCGTCGAACTGAGGCGCCACGCCGAACCTCCTGGTTTGCTGAACCGTCCATCACAGAATGACACATCATTCCGTTTATGACGACTGTATCATCGGGGTCGTGACGAAGCCATCCACGCGGACCTCCCGCACCACCGGGAACGCCATGCAGCGCCGCAAGGCCGAACTGCGCCAGGCGATCATCGACACCGCGTTCGCGTGCTTCGCCGAGAAGGGCTACCACGCCACCGGAATCGCCGATATCGCAGGACAATTGGGCATCGGGCACGGCACCTTCTACCGCTACTTCAGCAATAAGCGCGACATCATCGACCACGTCATCGACGATCTGTCCGCCCGAATCGTCGACGCGCTCGGCACCGAGAACGCACCCGACGCGGCAACCACCCTGGACGAATACCGGGCCCAGATCGACCGGATCGGCGGCGCGCTCACCGGCATCCTGATCGACGACCGCCGCGTCGCACAGCTACTCCTTTTCCACGCGCCCGGCATCGACGACGAACTCACCGCACGGCTGTACGGACTGCTCGACACCGCCGACGCGCTCACCGCGGGCTATCTCGACCACGGCGTCGAACTCGGTTATCTGCGTGCCGATCTCGATACGGCGAACACCGCCCGCGCGGTCACCGGAATGCTGCTGGCCGCCATCGTGCACGGCCTGCGCGAACCCGACGAGGCGGCCATCGCCGGGCTGAACCAG
This region includes:
- a CDS encoding TetR/AcrR family transcriptional regulator, producing the protein MQRRKAELRQAIIDTAFACFAEKGYHATGIADIAGQLGIGHGTFYRYFSNKRDIIDHVIDDLSARIVDALGTENAPDAATTLDEYRAQIDRIGGALTGILIDDRRVAQLLLFHAPGIDDELTARLYGLLDTADALTAGYLDHGVELGYLRADLDTANTARAVTGMLLAAIVHGLREPDEAAIAGLNQAIRRLLIDGVRRD